A DNA window from Verrucomicrobiota bacterium contains the following coding sequences:
- a CDS encoding rhodanese-like domain-containing protein, with amino-acid sequence MSAQALISGDSTMEEVLNAFPGARRALFRHFHIGGCASCAFKDYETLAHLCERNENLDVSHVIETIEQGHEQEELLLLEPQKIHQLVVESPSKIHLIDVRSREEYEAVKIEGSKFMDQELMQKLMNFTEDDGEIILIDHQGKHALDVASYLIGHGVKSVKCMRGGIDGWAEEVDLEMARYELQK; translated from the coding sequence ATGTCTGCTCAGGCGCTCATCTCCGGTGATAGCACTATGGAAGAGGTGCTGAATGCCTTCCCGGGCGCTAGGCGTGCACTATTTAGACACTTTCATATCGGAGGGTGTGCTAGTTGTGCGTTCAAAGATTACGAGACTCTAGCACATTTATGTGAGAGAAACGAGAATCTGGATGTTAGCCATGTGATTGAAACAATTGAGCAAGGGCATGAGCAAGAAGAGCTTCTCCTCTTAGAGCCCCAGAAAATTCACCAATTAGTGGTCGAAAGTCCATCTAAAATCCATCTTATAGATGTGCGCTCGCGAGAAGAGTATGAAGCTGTTAAAATTGAGGGATCCAAGTTTATGGATCAAGAGCTGATGCAAAAACTTATGAATTTTACAGAGGATGATGGAGAGATTATACTCATAGATCACCAAGGAAAGCATGCCTTAGATGTTGCTTCGTATTTGATTGGTCATGGAGTTAAAAGTGTTAAATGCATGAGGGGTGGAATTGATGGTTGGGCCGAAGAAGTTGATTTAGAAATGGCCCGTTACGAGCTGCAAAAATGA
- the sufT gene encoding putative Fe-S cluster assembly protein SufT, protein MSDEIKVSREISAVRIPSGEKFAIPENTEVMITQSLGGSYTVVGAFGMARVNAEDADAIGQEVANKDHKIAAEEGKSLEDRVWEQLRMVYDPEIPVNIVDLGLVYQMDLKEAEDGKKRVEVQMTLTAPGCGMGPTIQADAQNRVMQLDEVTEAEVELVWEPAWDQGMISEVGKMKLGMM, encoded by the coding sequence GTGTCTGACGAAATAAAAGTCTCAAGAGAAATCAGTGCCGTTCGTATACCGAGTGGTGAGAAGTTTGCTATTCCAGAAAATACTGAGGTGATGATCACGCAGTCACTTGGAGGATCCTATACGGTAGTAGGAGCTTTTGGCATGGCTAGAGTAAATGCTGAGGATGCCGATGCCATAGGCCAAGAAGTCGCTAATAAAGACCATAAAATTGCAGCTGAAGAAGGCAAAAGCTTAGAGGATCGGGTTTGGGAGCAATTGAGGATGGTTTATGACCCAGAAATTCCCGTAAATATTGTGGATTTGGGCCTGGTCTATCAGATGGATCTTAAAGAGGCAGAAGATGGGAAAAAGAGAGTAGAGGTGCAAATGACTTTAACAGCACCCGGCTGTGGGATGGGGCCCACAATTCAAGCGGATGCTCAAAATCGTGTCATGCAACTCGATGAAGTGACTGAAGCTGAGGTTGAGCTTGTATGGGAACCAGCCTGGGACCAAGGGATGATTAGCGAGGTTGGTAAAATGAAACTTGGAATGATGTAG
- a CDS encoding iron-sulfur cluster assembly scaffold protein: MSRESEKSSSPMDGPVKTQNMGELKDADSVGTAGSPGCGDMLRMWMKFRDNESGNKVIDQATFQSFGCETAIAVASVATELLQGKTVEEARSMKGEELSAPLGPLPPMKIHCASLVEEAMKQALDNFSKEEKVSMKSMDIPDQKGTLVDNMQALSASGQKAKIVFKDRKTKDL, from the coding sequence ATGAGTCGAGAGTCTGAAAAATCTAGTTCACCTATGGATGGACCAGTAAAAACGCAAAACATGGGGGAGCTAAAGGACGCAGATAGCGTAGGGACAGCGGGCAGTCCCGGGTGTGGAGATATGCTACGCATGTGGATGAAATTCAGGGACAATGAATCGGGAAATAAAGTTATAGATCAGGCTACATTCCAGTCCTTTGGCTGTGAAACAGCTATAGCGGTAGCGAGTGTTGCTACAGAGCTCTTGCAAGGTAAGACGGTAGAGGAGGCAAGAAGCATGAAGGGGGAAGAGCTCTCCGCTCCTCTAGGGCCGCTTCCACCTATGAAAATACATTGCGCAAGCTTAGTGGAAGAGGCCATGAAGCAAGCGCTCGATAATTTCTCAAAGGAGGAAAAAGTTTCTATGAAGAGCATGGATATTCCCGATCAAAAAGGCACCCTAGTAGATAATATGCAGGCTTTATCAGCTTCAGGACAAAAAGCAAAAATTGTATTTAAAGACCGCAAAACAAAGGATTTATAG